A genomic stretch from Anaerohalosphaeraceae bacterium includes:
- a CDS encoding (2Fe-2S) ferredoxin domain-containing protein: MVTPMDLIRKKRAEAVNRIISKGYLSTKRVYVGMATCEIAAGSKEVMAVFQDAIAKGLTDVYLSQKGCAGRCNLEPTVEVVEEGKIPVKYGLVTPERAREIIERHLKKGEVIQEWVI; this comes from the coding sequence TTGGTTACACCGATGGATTTGATCAGAAAAAAACGGGCCGAAGCGGTCAATCGAATCATCAGCAAAGGGTATCTGTCCACCAAGCGCGTTTATGTCGGGATGGCTACCTGCGAAATCGCCGCCGGCTCCAAGGAAGTGATGGCGGTCTTTCAGGATGCGATCGCCAAAGGATTAACCGATGTATATCTGAGCCAGAAGGGATGTGCAGGCCGATGCAATCTGGAGCCCACGGTAGAGGTGGTTGAGGAAGGCAAGATTCCCGTCAAATACGGTCTGGTAACCCCTGAACGAGCCCGCGAAATCATCGAGCGGCATCTGAAAAAGGGAGAAGTAATTCAGGAATGGGTGATTTAG
- the nuoF gene encoding NADH-quinone oxidoreductase subunit NuoF: MADKQYKLTFCDGSGCLKNHAREFRQLFEEELRRHQIQQNVQIHLSGCLGMCTKGPILIVNPGYILYGNLRSEDAPEIVQEHLINGKPVSRLIIQEDHLYNRFFRIFGDSEFFGRQMRIALRNCGVIDPEKIDDYLAMRGYEALAKVLTEMTPQQVIEEVKKSGLRGRGGAGFPTGLKWEYTAKQSDPEKYVICNADEGDPGAFMDRSAIEGDPHTVLEGMIIGGYAIGSRQGIIYIRAEYPLAVQRLKKAIEDARREGFLGERILGTDFSFDIRICLGAGAFVCGEETALIHSIEGARGMPRPRPPYPSVSGLFGKPTLINNVETWANIPVIIIDGADWFSRIGTATSKGTKVFALAGKVRNTGLVEVPMGTTLRDIIFGIGGGIPNGKKFKAVQTGGPSGGCLPEKYLDTQIDYESLAKAGSIMGSGGMIVIDEDSCMVRMARFFVEFTQDESCGKCTPCREGTKRMLEILTRITRGQGKPGDIEKLERLGTMIQKASLCGLGQSAPNPVLSTIRNFREEYEEHIHQKKCRAHECTALLSFVVQDNCVGCGACKRVCPVNAVSGNRKEKHSINPNLCIKCGQCYDACKFNAIAKV, encoded by the coding sequence GTGGCAGACAAGCAATATAAACTGACTTTTTGCGACGGCTCCGGATGCCTGAAAAATCATGCGAGAGAGTTTCGTCAGCTTTTTGAGGAAGAACTTCGGCGGCATCAGATTCAGCAGAATGTCCAAATTCATCTGAGCGGCTGCTTAGGGATGTGCACGAAAGGGCCCATCCTCATTGTGAATCCGGGTTATATTCTGTATGGAAACCTCCGTTCCGAAGACGCACCGGAGATTGTTCAGGAACATCTAATCAACGGCAAGCCGGTTTCCCGCCTGATTATTCAGGAGGACCATTTATACAATCGCTTTTTCCGGATCTTCGGGGATTCGGAGTTTTTCGGCCGTCAGATGCGGATTGCGCTGCGCAACTGCGGCGTCATTGACCCGGAAAAGATTGATGACTATCTGGCGATGCGGGGGTACGAGGCCCTGGCAAAAGTGCTAACGGAGATGACGCCGCAGCAGGTGATTGAAGAGGTCAAGAAAAGCGGCCTGCGCGGACGCGGCGGTGCGGGATTCCCTACAGGACTCAAATGGGAATACACCGCCAAACAGTCCGACCCTGAAAAATATGTCATTTGCAACGCCGATGAAGGTGACCCCGGGGCCTTTATGGACCGCAGCGCGATTGAAGGAGACCCGCATACGGTGCTGGAAGGGATGATTATCGGCGGTTATGCAATCGGGTCCCGTCAGGGGATTATTTATATCCGTGCTGAATATCCGCTGGCTGTTCAGCGTTTGAAAAAGGCGATTGAAGATGCCCGGCGGGAAGGATTTCTCGGCGAGCGAATTCTCGGAACGGACTTTTCCTTCGATATTCGGATTTGCCTGGGAGCCGGCGCCTTTGTCTGCGGAGAAGAGACGGCTCTGATTCACTCGATAGAAGGGGCCCGCGGTATGCCTCGTCCGCGCCCGCCGTATCCGTCTGTCAGCGGCTTGTTCGGCAAGCCGACGTTAATTAACAACGTCGAAACGTGGGCGAATATTCCGGTGATTATTATTGACGGGGCCGATTGGTTCAGCCGCATCGGCACGGCAACCAGTAAGGGTACCAAGGTCTTTGCGCTGGCCGGCAAGGTTCGCAATACGGGACTGGTGGAAGTTCCGATGGGGACGACGCTGCGGGATATTATTTTCGGAATCGGCGGCGGCATCCCCAACGGCAAAAAATTCAAGGCCGTTCAGACGGGCGGTCCGAGCGGCGGATGCCTCCCGGAAAAGTATCTGGATACACAGATTGATTATGAATCCCTTGCAAAGGCCGGTTCGATTATGGGCTCCGGCGGGATGATTGTGATTGATGAAGATTCCTGCATGGTTCGAATGGCCCGGTTCTTTGTCGAGTTCACTCAGGATGAATCCTGCGGAAAATGCACCCCGTGCCGGGAGGGAACCAAGCGGATGCTCGAAATCCTGACCCGAATCACCCGCGGGCAGGGCAAACCCGGGGATATCGAAAAACTGGAGCGGCTGGGCACGATGATTCAGAAGGCCTCGCTGTGCGGACTTGGCCAGTCTGCCCCCAATCCGGTGCTCAGCACCATTCGAAACTTCCGGGAGGAGTACGAAGAGCATATTCATCAGAAAAAATGCCGTGCACACGAATGCACCGCACTCCTGTCTTTTGTAGTACAGGACAATTGTGTCGGCTGCGGTGCCTGCAAACGGGTCTGTCCGGTCAATGCCGTATCCGGAAATCGAAAGGAAAAACACAGCATCAATCCGAATCTCTGCATCAAATGCGGACAATGCTATGATGCATGCAAGTTTAACGCCATTGCCAAAGTGTGA